From a region of the Coprococcus comes ATCC 27758 genome:
- a CDS encoding MBOAT family O-acyltransferase, producing MLFSSLVFLFTFLPITLLVYYLVPRKVKNVVLLIASLIFYAWGEPVYIFLMLISILFNYFCGMDIALKAGRKSQVRSLIFTIVVNLFILGFFKYYGFIVTNLNAILPFYIPYRKLELPIGISFYTFQTLSYIIDVYRGNVDVQVNLIDFGTYVTMFPQLIAGPIVQYADVERQLRERKESLTKFGYGAWFFVIGLAKKVLLANTIGSIYENIAAMDGMSVVTAWLGCLAYTFQIYFDFSGYSDMAVGLGKMFGFEFMQNFNYPYISKSVTEFWRRWHISLGSWFREYVYIPLGGNRVTVPRHLLNLLIVWFLTGLWHGASWNFVVWGLFYGVILITEKYFTGKILAKLPEAVQTLYTMILVMLGWVLFFSPTLGSALTWIGNMFGQGATGFMDSQALYLIMRNWLFWVAGIIGSTPFMHLLGKRLVFNEERPHTVLAGCLMTGLFVLCVAYLVTESYNPFLYFRF from the coding sequence ATGTTATTTAGTAGTCTGGTATTTTTGTTTACATTTTTGCCAATTACACTGTTGGTATATTATTTGGTGCCGCGTAAGGTAAAAAATGTGGTACTTTTGATCGCTTCCCTCATATTTTATGCGTGGGGAGAGCCGGTCTATATCTTCCTGATGCTGATTTCCATTCTGTTCAATTATTTTTGCGGAATGGACATTGCATTAAAAGCAGGAAGAAAATCGCAGGTGCGCAGTCTGATCTTTACGATCGTTGTAAACCTGTTTATTCTTGGATTTTTCAAATATTACGGATTTATCGTGACAAATTTAAATGCGATCCTTCCGTTCTATATTCCATATAGAAAACTGGAGCTCCCAATCGGAATTTCTTTCTATACTTTCCAGACATTGTCTTACATCATTGATGTATATAGGGGAAATGTAGACGTACAGGTAAATCTGATTGATTTCGGAACCTATGTTACAATGTTCCCACAGCTGATCGCAGGTCCGATCGTACAGTATGCAGATGTGGAGAGACAACTGCGTGAAAGAAAGGAATCACTGACGAAGTTTGGATACGGTGCCTGGTTCTTTGTGATAGGACTGGCAAAGAAGGTGCTTCTGGCGAATACGATTGGTTCGATTTATGAAAATATCGCGGCGATGGATGGAATGTCAGTAGTGACTGCATGGCTTGGATGTCTTGCCTACACTTTCCAGATTTATTTCGATTTCAGCGGTTATTCGGACATGGCAGTCGGACTTGGAAAGATGTTCGGATTTGAGTTTATGCAGAACTTCAATTATCCGTATATTTCCAAAAGTGTTACCGAGTTCTGGAGAAGATGGCATATTTCGCTGGGATCATGGTTCCGCGAGTATGTGTATATTCCGCTTGGAGGAAACAGGGTAACGGTTCCGCGGCATTTACTGAATCTTCTGATCGTATGGTTCCTGACCGGTCTCTGGCATGGGGCAAGCTGGAACTTTGTAGTATGGGGGCTCTTCTACGGAGTGATCCTCATTACTGAAAAATATTTTACAGGAAAAATACTTGCAAAGCTGCCGGAGGCAGTCCAGACACTTTACACAATGATTCTGGTCATGCTCGGCTGGGTACTGTTCTTCAGCCCGACACTCGGAAGTGCACTTACCTGGATCGGCAATATGTTCGGACAGGGTGCAACCGGATTTATGGACAGCCAGGCATTGTACCTGATCATGCGAAACTGGCTCTTCTGGGTGGCAGGGATCATAGGAAGTACACCGTTTATGCATCTGCTCGGAAAGCGGCTGGTATTTAATGAGGAAAGACCGCATACGGTTCTGGCAGGCTGCCTGATGACAGGACTGTTTGTGCTGTGTGTGGCATATCTGGTGACAGAAAGTTACAATCCATTTTTATATTTTAGATTTTAA
- a CDS encoding DHHW family protein, translating into MHKDRQMSEKEMRMLAQKPEISLSGIASGRFMEQYEEYVSDQFAGRDTWVRIKTFADSVAGRTKEGGVFKGKDHYLMEDVAVADESDLKENLDAMKNFKERYPDIQMHMMLVPNAANVMEDKLPAFAVTASQSRQISRVKAELGDSYDWIDAEKVLDAHKDEAIYYHTDHHWTSLGAWYAFQGAKTQLGLDKSEEIKMKAYAVSDSFNGTLSAKSGYETDYKEPIYIYLPKSADAPQVAVNYVEEQKKSASMYDSSKLDERDQYSVFFGGNHAMIDIQSTQTEKRRLLVFKDSYANCFLPLLAPYYREIVVIDPRYYTGKLSSVMSDKQFDDVLFLYNANTFFEDRMLAGVLDEN; encoded by the coding sequence ATGCATAAAGACAGGCAGATGTCAGAAAAAGAAATGCGTATGCTGGCGCAGAAACCGGAAATTTCTCTTTCCGGAATTGCTTCCGGAAGGTTTATGGAGCAGTACGAGGAGTATGTATCGGATCAGTTTGCAGGAAGAGATACCTGGGTAAGAATCAAGACATTTGCGGACAGTGTGGCGGGGAGGACAAAAGAAGGTGGTGTTTTCAAAGGAAAGGATCATTATCTGATGGAAGATGTTGCTGTGGCAGATGAAAGTGATCTGAAAGAGAATCTGGATGCAATGAAGAATTTTAAAGAGCGTTATCCGGATATCCAGATGCATATGATGCTGGTTCCGAATGCGGCAAATGTTATGGAGGACAAGCTTCCGGCATTTGCGGTGACTGCCAGTCAGAGCAGACAGATCAGCCGTGTAAAGGCAGAACTTGGAGATTCTTATGACTGGATCGATGCAGAAAAAGTACTGGATGCTCACAAGGATGAAGCAATTTATTATCACACGGATCATCACTGGACTTCTCTTGGTGCATGGTATGCATTCCAGGGAGCAAAGACACAGCTTGGACTGGATAAGAGTGAAGAAATTAAGATGAAAGCCTATGCGGTATCGGATTCTTTTAACGGAACGTTATCCGCAAAGAGTGGATATGAGACAGATTATAAGGAACCAATCTATATTTATCTGCCAAAGAGTGCGGATGCACCACAGGTTGCAGTCAATTATGTGGAAGAACAGAAAAAGAGTGCTTCTATGTATGATTCATCCAAACTGGATGAGAGAGATCAATATTCCGTATTCTTCGGTGGAAATCATGCAATGATCGATATCCAGTCAACACAGACAGAAAAACGCAGACTTCTGGTGTTCAAAGATTCATATGCAAACTGTTTTCTTCCGCTTCTGGCTCCGTATTACCGGGAAATCGTTGTGATCGACCCTCGTTATTATACCGGTAAATTAAGTTCTGTGATGTCAGATAAACAGTTTGATGATGTGCTGTTCCTGTATAATGCCAATACATTCTTTGAAGATCGGATGCTGGCGGGGGTACTGGATGAGAATTAA
- a CDS encoding cytidine deaminase, giving the protein MKKEQIKKMIEIALSQLAYSYTPYSDFKVGAALLGKNGRIYTGCNIENAAYTPTNCAERTAFFKAVSEGVKEFDAICIVGGKGGVVTEYAPPCGVCRQVMMEFCDPETFQIILAIDAKHYDIYTLKEMLPKGFGPSNLTE; this is encoded by the coding sequence ATGAAAAAAGAACAAATTAAAAAAATGATAGAAATCGCGCTTTCTCAGCTTGCATATTCTTATACCCCTTATTCTGACTTTAAAGTGGGAGCTGCGCTGCTTGGAAAGAATGGACGGATATATACGGGATGCAATATTGAAAATGCGGCTTATACACCGACAAACTGTGCGGAGCGTACCGCATTTTTCAAGGCAGTCAGCGAAGGAGTAAAAGAATTTGATGCAATCTGTATTGTAGGGGGAAAGGGCGGTGTTGTGACAGAGTATGCACCGCCGTGCGGAGTATGCAGGCAGGTCATGATGGAATTCTGCGATCCGGAGACATTTCAGATCATTCTTGCAATAGATGCAAAGCATTATGATATCTATACCTTGAAAGAAATGTTGCCAAAAGGTTTCGGACCATCTAATCTTACAGAATGA
- a CDS encoding TraX family protein translates to MKIELNRDQIKYIAVFTMLLNHVANIFLQPGTFACEALKDIGYFTAPVMCWFLVEGYRYTRSVKKYAGRLLIFAVISQLPYYLAFARNHLAPWYTLNMIFTLFLCLCLMIAEEKISDPGKKSLVVLGIIAVSSICDWAILAPLYTLWFYRAGEDPKRRKKAFFIAALVLGITVTAELPGAAGIAAGAGAMIAVLAAGGCVLVFYNGKKSQKHFLVKKYFFYVFYPAHLVILALLKI, encoded by the coding sequence ATGAAAATAGAATTAAACCGGGATCAGATCAAATACATTGCAGTGTTTACTATGCTGCTCAATCACGTTGCAAATATATTTCTGCAACCAGGAACCTTTGCCTGCGAAGCACTAAAGGATATCGGTTATTTTACAGCACCGGTCATGTGCTGGTTTCTGGTTGAAGGATACCGTTATACAAGGTCAGTAAAAAAATATGCCGGAAGACTGCTGATCTTTGCTGTCATTTCACAGCTTCCGTATTATCTGGCATTTGCGCGGAATCATCTGGCACCGTGGTATACTTTAAATATGATATTTACACTTTTTCTGTGCCTGTGTCTGATGATCGCAGAGGAAAAAATATCAGATCCGGGAAAGAAAAGTCTGGTTGTATTGGGAATTATAGCAGTAAGCAGTATCTGTGACTGGGCAATTCTGGCTCCATTGTATACGCTTTGGTTTTACCGGGCAGGAGAGGATCCAAAGCGCCGGAAAAAGGCTTTTTTTATTGCAGCACTTGTTCTGGGGATTACGGTGACAGCAGAACTTCCGGGAGCTGCAGGAATCGCAGCTGGAGCAGGGGCAATGATTGCAGTACTGGCAGCGGGAGGCTGTGTTTTGGTATTTTATAACGGAAAAAAATCACAGAAACATTTTCTTGTGAAAAAGTATTTTTTTTACGTGTTTTACCCTGCACATTTGGTGATTTTGGCATTATTAAAGATTTGA
- a CDS encoding GDSL-type esterase/lipase family protein: MKKRTMEKENQAEERRKKILMEIAGTVVVLTVIVSIGLSHLGTDKVNTSAGVKAIKKLEKADVSEVETKISNIEKEEKQATEDWQNRPLSEKFAHAVILGDSITTGFTVYDVLDTSKVVAEKGMHLDQTGDLIRTAAELKPEVLFLALGLNDISGTDGDTDAFIEKYKAVLANVREQMPDAVLYINCVLPVSAQKEEEEPVYAKIPDYNTALKAMCDEEGITFIDNTEIVKDEYYEQDGEHMKAEYYPIWAEHMAEVAGI; the protein is encoded by the coding sequence ATGAAGAAAAGAACGATGGAGAAAGAAAATCAGGCAGAAGAAAGAAGAAAAAAAATTCTGATGGAAATTGCAGGAACGGTTGTTGTACTGACTGTAATCGTAAGTATTGGTCTTTCGCATCTTGGAACAGATAAGGTGAATACATCAGCAGGAGTAAAAGCAATCAAGAAGCTGGAAAAAGCAGATGTATCTGAGGTGGAGACCAAAATTTCAAATATTGAGAAAGAAGAAAAACAGGCGACAGAGGACTGGCAGAACCGTCCGTTGTCCGAAAAATTTGCGCATGCGGTGATTCTCGGAGATTCGATCACAACCGGTTTTACCGTATATGATGTGCTTGATACTTCTAAGGTTGTAGCGGAAAAAGGAATGCACCTTGATCAGACCGGTGATCTGATCAGGACAGCAGCAGAGTTAAAGCCGGAAGTCCTCTTTCTGGCACTTGGACTGAATGACATTTCCGGAACAGATGGAGATACAGATGCATTTATTGAAAAATACAAAGCGGTACTTGCAAATGTGCGTGAGCAGATGCCCGATGCAGTGCTCTATATCAACTGTGTTCTTCCTGTTTCCGCTCAAAAAGAAGAAGAAGAGCCGGTTTATGCCAAGATTCCGGATTATAATACCGCACTTAAAGCAATGTGTGATGAAGAAGGAATTACATTTATCGATAATACAGAGATCGTAAAAGATGAGTATTATGAGCAGGATGGCGAGCATATGAAGGCGGAGTATTATCCAATCTGGGCAGAACATATGGCGGAGGTGGCCGGAATATGA
- the add gene encoding adenosine deaminase, which produces MTQETLKELPKIELHCHLDGSLSRPFIEKRLGRTVRPEELSVSENCTSLNEYLEKFDLPGRCIMDEEGLSGAAYDLLSQMNEENVCYAEIRFAPLLSETKKMDCRKVIEAVISGMEQGKKDFGIEYGVIVCAMRHHSTEDNMRMIKTAREYLGSGVCAADLAGAEALYPMSEFMDIFTETKKMGMPFTLHAGECGNPQNVIDSINVGAGRIGHGIAMRGNQEIRKMVKKAGIGIEMCPISNLQTKSVNSMAEYPMREFLDAGLKVSVNTDNRTVSNTSLTKELEFIQKNYGIRDEEILQMMKNAIDTAFADDSIKDKICKMLK; this is translated from the coding sequence ATGACACAGGAAACCTTGAAAGAATTACCAAAGATTGAGCTTCACTGTCATCTGGACGGTTCTCTTAGCAGACCATTTATTGAAAAAAGGCTTGGAAGAACTGTAAGACCTGAAGAACTCAGTGTTTCAGAAAACTGTACAAGTCTGAATGAATATCTGGAAAAATTTGACCTTCCCGGCAGATGTATTATGGATGAAGAGGGACTTTCCGGAGCTGCGTATGATCTGCTCTCCCAGATGAACGAAGAAAATGTCTGTTATGCGGAGATCCGTTTTGCTCCACTTCTGTCAGAGACAAAAAAGATGGACTGCCGGAAGGTAATCGAAGCAGTAATCAGCGGAATGGAGCAGGGGAAAAAAGATTTTGGAATCGAGTATGGTGTGATTGTCTGTGCAATGCGGCATCACAGCACTGAGGATAATATGCGGATGATCAAGACGGCAAGAGAATATCTGGGATCCGGAGTTTGTGCGGCAGATCTTGCAGGAGCAGAAGCATTGTATCCGATGTCTGAATTTATGGATATTTTTACAGAGACAAAGAAGATGGGAATGCCATTTACACTCCATGCCGGAGAATGTGGAAATCCACAGAATGTCATAGATTCGATAAACGTGGGAGCTGGAAGGATCGGGCATGGGATCGCGATGCGTGGCAACCAGGAGATCCGGAAAATGGTCAAAAAAGCAGGTATTGGTATCGAGATGTGTCCGATCAGCAATTTACAGACCAAATCTGTAAACAGCATGGCGGAATATCCGATGCGGGAATTTCTGGATGCAGGCTTAAAAGTATCGGTCAACACAGATAACCGAACGGTGAGTAACACCAGCCTTACGAAAGAACTGGAATTTATTCAGAAAAATTATGGAATCCGGGACGAAGAAATCCTTCAGATGATGAAAAATGCAATTGATACTGCATTTGCCGATGATTCTATAAAAGATAAAATTTGCAAAATGCTGAAATAA
- a CDS encoding DUF5721 family protein, with protein MLIFSLDTKKCMNALLLHPAFDSFLFIEGDITTFNTFQFNGRLKKDFFSAEEKEALDDREYALWKELREFCLSLIKGKRTPLGFHFVLSMSAPNIARLLEQEHLSFAPADVQGLYLNFKYDGTKLSCTTGTSMNLFTLDKSLEQAWDKMAQRIFAKYEIPFEVE; from the coding sequence ATGCTTATTTTTTCTCTGGATACAAAAAAATGCATGAACGCACTTTTACTGCATCCTGCATTTGATTCCTTTTTATTTATTGAAGGAGATATCACAACTTTTAATACCTTTCAATTTAACGGACGACTGAAAAAAGATTTCTTCAGTGCTGAAGAAAAAGAAGCTCTGGATGACCGGGAATATGCTCTCTGGAAAGAACTTCGCGAGTTTTGTCTTTCTCTGATCAAAGGAAAGCGTACTCCGCTGGGATTTCATTTTGTTCTTTCTATGTCAGCACCGAATATTGCACGGCTTCTCGAACAGGAACATCTTTCATTTGCTCCGGCAGATGTGCAGGGACTGTACCTGAATTTTAAATATGACGGGACAAAACTTAGCTGTACGACAGGAACATCTATGAACCTGTTCACGCTGGACAAATCACTGGAGCAGGCATGGGACAAGATGGCGCAACGGATTTTTGCGAAGTACGAGATTCCGTTTGAGGTTGAGTAA
- a CDS encoding purine-nucleoside phosphorylase, producing MSNEIYEKLEICRKSILQKTNFKPEVAVILGSGLGEYASKIKIEQIIPYTEIEGFPVSTVVGHKGQFVFGYVKEVPVVIMQGRVHYYEGYPVTDVVLPVRLMGMLGAKKLILTNASGGINTGFHPGDLMLITDQIMSGIPNPLIGANVEELGTRFPDMSEAYSERMQQIIKKEAQKLGIPLKEGVYLQLTGPSYETPAEIRMYRTCGADAVGMSTACETIAARHMGIEVCGISCITNLAAGMTSQHLNHQEVQQTADRVAEQFQELLTAIITHI from the coding sequence ATGAGCAATGAAATTTATGAAAAGCTGGAAATATGCCGGAAAAGCATTCTCCAAAAAACGAATTTTAAACCGGAAGTGGCAGTGATTCTGGGCTCCGGTCTTGGCGAATACGCATCAAAAATCAAGATAGAACAGATCATTCCATATACAGAAATTGAAGGTTTTCCGGTGTCGACAGTTGTGGGACATAAAGGACAATTTGTATTTGGTTATGTAAAAGAAGTTCCGGTTGTGATCATGCAGGGACGTGTGCATTATTATGAAGGGTATCCGGTAACAGATGTGGTGCTTCCGGTGCGGCTGATGGGAATGTTAGGCGCAAAGAAGCTGATTCTTACCAATGCATCAGGCGGAATCAATACCGGATTCCATCCGGGCGATCTCATGCTCATCACAGACCAGATTATGAGTGGAATCCCTAATCCACTGATCGGTGCCAATGTCGAAGAACTTGGAACCCGTTTCCCGGATATGAGTGAAGCCTATAGTGAACGGATGCAGCAGATCATAAAGAAAGAAGCCCAAAAACTCGGCATTCCTCTGAAAGAAGGTGTATACCTTCAGCTTACCGGTCCATCTTATGAAACTCCGGCAGAAATCCGTATGTACCGCACCTGTGGGGCTGATGCCGTAGGCATGAGCACCGCCTGCGAGACGATCGCTGCCCGCCACATGGGAATCGAAGTCTGTGGCATCTCCTGTATCACCAACCTCGCCGCCGGCATGACATCACAACATCTGAACCATCAGGAAGTTCAACAAACCGCCGACCGGGTGGCTGAGCAATTCCAGGAATTACTGACAGCAATCATTACCCACATATAA
- a CDS encoding DUF4358 domain-containing protein translates to MTKKKGEFTVLRNIRAGMVIILLIYIGLIFQSKGDSDTPFADVQKAVVDAADDKNMTLAGTQEIKRFYGINPKDYEDITLYYTNETMGVNELLLVKTKDENEAEAVEKAAEQRKKTQLDNFEGYGAEQVKLLDASIIKTKGTYVLFVISPKAETVEKAFTKSLK, encoded by the coding sequence ATGACAAAGAAAAAAGGGGAATTTACAGTTCTGCGTAATATCAGAGCTGGGATGGTAATTATTTTGCTTATCTATATCGGTCTGATCTTTCAGTCTAAGGGAGACAGCGATACACCGTTTGCAGATGTACAGAAAGCGGTTGTGGATGCGGCAGATGACAAGAACATGACACTTGCCGGAACCCAGGAGATCAAGAGATTCTATGGGATCAATCCAAAGGATTATGAAGATATAACACTGTATTATACGAATGAAACAATGGGAGTCAACGAGCTCCTTCTGGTGAAAACAAAGGACGAGAATGAGGCAGAGGCAGTTGAGAAAGCCGCAGAACAGCGAAAAAAGACACAGCTCGATAATTTTGAAGGATATGGGGCCGAGCAGGTAAAGCTTCTGGATGCTTCGATCATTAAGACGAAAGGTACATACGTGCTTTTTGTTATTTCACCAAAAGCTGAAACTGTAGAAAAGGCGTTTACAAAGAGCCTGAAGTAG